In Armatimonadota bacterium, a single genomic region encodes these proteins:
- a CDS encoding Tad domain-containing protein: MMRCFRRKPHEKGIVIILVAILMVVIVGMAALAVDVGQLFIARQKAQNTCDAAALAGIWDLVRTDLPSLSDRKAAATQTAIKTALGNNEVTNWRILIPGSEPPEEGISVEFPTTVQYDDGTILNVNEGEAIRVRGEVLVNFGFARIFGFDKKRVEASATAIAEQIKELCSPLKVPIGVSSLEIFNEDGSVNVKFGTQETLRCTEWNGGFLGPGNYLSLRLDEADSGAKDYRMRLAGDKPTVCLSTEEPNNTCTTEPGKMGNATYTGIMDRLAKEEVYTNDDTAWAEWTADFNPETGMYPHTWRIIILPVLLDFEGIDDISGSKEVTIVGFIGFFIEKATHDGQDKGLIIGRFIQGAVIGDKFIPLWNDGSSLPGSNNWTMIRLRLIY, from the coding sequence ATGATGCGCTGCTTTAGAAGAAAACCACATGAAAAAGGAATTGTCATAATCTTGGTTGCAATTTTAATGGTTGTTATTGTTGGAATGGCGGCATTAGCAGTAGATGTTGGACAGCTGTTTATTGCCAGGCAGAAAGCACAGAATACTTGTGACGCCGCCGCACTCGCCGGCATTTGGGACTTGGTTCGCACAGATTTGCCAAGTTTAAGCGATCGAAAAGCAGCCGCAACTCAAACGGCTATTAAAACTGCTTTGGGTAATAATGAGGTTACGAACTGGCGAATCCTAATTCCCGGTTCGGAACCGCCTGAAGAAGGCATATCCGTTGAGTTTCCAACAACTGTTCAATACGATGATGGCACAATTTTAAATGTAAATGAGGGCGAAGCAATTCGAGTGAGGGGTGAAGTACTCGTTAATTTTGGCTTTGCACGAATATTCGGCTTCGACAAAAAGAGAGTGGAAGCAAGTGCTACTGCAATAGCAGAACAGATAAAGGAGCTGTGCAGTCCTTTGAAAGTTCCAATTGGAGTTTCGAGTCTTGAGATATTTAATGAAGACGGGAGTGTTAACGTTAAATTTGGTACTCAGGAAACACTTCGCTGCACAGAATGGAATGGTGGCTTTCTAGGACCGGGTAACTACCTTTCTCTGCGTCTCGACGAAGCCGATTCGGGCGCAAAAGATTATAGAATGAGACTTGCCGGTGACAAACCTACCGTTTGCCTATCTACAGAGGAGCCAAATAATACGTGCACAACGGAGCCAGGAAAAATGGGAAACGCAACTTACACCGGCATTATGGACAGATTGGCAAAAGAAGAAGTATACACTAACGATGACACTGCTTGGGCAGAATGGACAGCGGATTTCAACCCAGAAACAGGAATGTACCCGCATACTTGGCGAATAATAATTTTACCGGTATTGCTAGACTTCGAGGGAATTGACGATATTTCTGGGTCAAAGGAAGTTACAATAGTTGGATTCATTGGCTTTTTTATTGAGAAAGCAACCCATGATGGGCAGGATAAAGGATTAATTATAGGAAGATTTATTCAGGGAGCAGTTATTGGGGATAAGTTTATTCCACTTTGGAACGATGGCTCAAGTTTACCAGGTTCAAACAATTGGACTATGATAAGACTTCGCTTGATATATTAG
- a CDS encoding pilus assembly protein — MKMMRLGDNKGAALVEFAIVALLLFTMLLGIIEFGMLIKDYFALNQAVREGARSAALRSDETTIVNRVKGSALTLDPSRINNVNVFYRVYNSSSNSWGDWIPGTPPDTIAQYHVQVRVHAEYSHKLITGQFFSWLADGGDSITVRSEMVMRRE, encoded by the coding sequence ATGAAAATGATGCGGCTAGGTGATAACAAAGGGGCAGCATTGGTCGAATTCGCCATAGTTGCCCTTTTGCTGTTCACAATGCTTTTAGGAATCATTGAATTTGGCATGCTAATAAAGGACTACTTCGCACTAAATCAAGCAGTTAGGGAAGGAGCAAGAAGCGCCGCCCTCCGAAGTGATGAAACTACCATTGTAAATAGGGTTAAAGGCAGTGCCCTAACGCTTGACCCATCAAGAATCAACAATGTTAACGTTTTTTACAGAGTCTACAACTCGAGTTCCAATAGTTGGGGCGATTGGATTCCAGGAACGCCTCCAGATACTATAGCTCAATATCATGTACAAGTTAGGGTTCACGCCGAGTATTCTCACAAATTGATTACAGGTCAATTCTTCTCATGGCTTGCAGATGGTGGAGATTCGATTACTGTCAGAAGTGAAATGGTGATGAGAAGGGAATAG
- a CDS encoding Flp family type IVb pilin, whose amino-acid sequence MLDKIKSKAKVLVFDEDGHVLIEYGVVLALIAIACITIVGEIGNKTNVLLSNTASKYP is encoded by the coding sequence ATGTTGGACAAAATAAAGAGTAAAGCAAAAGTCCTTGTTTTCGATGAGGATGGTCACGTGCTCATTGAATATGGAGTCGTGCTAGCGCTAATTGCTATTGCATGCATAACAATTGTTGGTGAGATAGGAAATAAGACCAATGTTCTACTAAGCAATACTGCATCAAAATATCCATAA
- a CDS encoding Flp family type IVb pilin has product MKMVKRMKELLKDEEGATMVEYALMLALIAVACILIIQGLGTKVGNTFTECAEQMP; this is encoded by the coding sequence ATGAAAATGGTTAAGAGGATGAAGGAGCTGCTCAAGGATGAAGAGGGTGCGACAATGGTCGAGTATGCCCTCATGCTGGCGCTGATTGCCGTAGCGTGCATTTTGATCATACAAGGCCTTGGCACGAAAGTAGGAAATACGTTCACTGAATGCGCAGAACAAATGCCATAA
- the cpaB gene encoding Flp pilus assembly protein CpaB — MPRNRVLAAALCLAAVAAILVYAYMSRLSDETRQPVAVVAASKDIPARTIITQEMVKVNDFPRKLIPPNAAVSIDSVIGKVALQTIKEGNPISMNQLAPRGAALGLSYAVPPLMRAVTVALDPIIGVAGFLKPGDHVDVVATFDVGDGTVTKTVLQDVELLAIGSQVVEGEIDPGTGKPAKPQTQPNATLAVTPQDAEKLILAESKGKLRLTLRYYGDQAKVISKGITSRQLIGYVPPDVPEKTSSTVAVRPAVSRPSPPIVRESPPIYSIPPLPAQTPVQEEPGKKVQVVRGTKIEEVVVSE, encoded by the coding sequence ATGCCCAGAAACAGAGTTCTTGCCGCCGCTCTGTGTCTTGCAGCTGTAGCAGCAATACTTGTGTATGCTTATATGAGTAGGCTTTCGGATGAGACTAGACAACCGGTGGCAGTTGTGGCAGCAAGCAAAGACATACCTGCAAGAACAATTATCACGCAAGAAATGGTAAAAGTGAATGATTTCCCAAGAAAACTCATTCCGCCAAATGCCGCTGTGAGCATTGATTCGGTAATTGGCAAAGTAGCTTTACAAACAATTAAAGAAGGAAATCCCATATCAATGAACCAGCTAGCCCCAAGGGGTGCAGCTTTGGGCTTGTCCTATGCTGTGCCGCCGCTAATGCGCGCGGTTACGGTAGCGCTGGACCCTATTATCGGCGTTGCAGGATTCCTAAAGCCTGGCGACCACGTTGATGTTGTAGCAACCTTCGATGTAGGCGATGGAACGGTTACAAAAACTGTCCTCCAGGATGTTGAGTTGCTCGCAATTGGCTCGCAAGTTGTTGAAGGAGAAATTGACCCAGGAACAGGAAAACCTGCCAAACCGCAGACTCAGCCTAACGCAACGCTCGCTGTGACCCCGCAAGATGCGGAAAAACTAATCCTGGCAGAATCAAAGGGCAAGTTGAGGTTAACTCTTCGGTACTATGGCGACCAAGCTAAGGTTATTTCAAAGGGCATTACCAGCAGGCAATTAATAGGTTATGTGCCGCCCGATGTTCCAGAGAAAACATCGAGTACGGTAGCGGTGCGCCCTGCAGTTTCGAGGCCATCTCCTCCAATAGTTAGGGAGAGCCCGCCAATTTATAGTATTCCACCACTGCCTGCGCAGACTCCGGTACAAGAAGAACCCGGCAAGAAAGTTCAGGTTGTGCGCGGCACCAAGATTGAGGAAGTAGTGGTCAGCGAATAA
- a CDS encoding A24 family peptidase, with the protein MSAKVIEMLPVAILLLMLGAAVYTDIRLGKIYNKLTLPCMALGILLGAMSNGWMGFLSSIGGILIILIPFLLFAPAAGIGGGDIKLMMAVGSLLGFKAAIWAVLISAVVGGVLAIITVLMHRKLLSTTKNIAKSVFLSGVLKAPAVLTRGSKCLKVRYSPAIAIGTILTIIYQFGR; encoded by the coding sequence ATGAGCGCAAAAGTAATAGAAATGCTTCCGGTCGCCATATTGCTTTTAATGCTGGGAGCCGCTGTTTACACAGACATCCGATTGGGAAAGATATACAATAAGTTAACACTACCTTGCATGGCGCTTGGCATATTGCTTGGCGCAATGTCAAATGGGTGGATGGGTTTTCTCAGCAGTATAGGTGGAATTTTAATAATCCTTATTCCATTTTTATTATTCGCTCCTGCGGCAGGTATTGGCGGCGGCGACATTAAACTCATGATGGCTGTAGGGTCTCTGCTTGGATTCAAAGCGGCAATTTGGGCAGTGCTTATCTCGGCAGTTGTAGGGGGTGTGCTAGCAATAATAACGGTGCTTATGCACCGCAAATTACTCAGTACTACAAAAAACATTGCGAAAAGCGTTTTTCTCAGCGGAGTTCTAAAAGCACCAGCGGTTCTCACAAGAGGCTCGAAATGCTTAAAAGTTCGCTACAGCCCAGCAATAGCAATTGGTACAATTCTTACAATTATTTACCAATTTGGAAGATAA
- a CDS encoding DNA adenine methylase, whose protein sequence is MARMEQENYITDQLIPYIGNKRKLIRLIKHAIDATGVKSGTFYDAFAGSGVVSRLAKTLGFRVIANDWEPYSFYINYCYIGHNKPPAFENLGGIENAIRILNSLRPIQGYIACNYCPKDDENYDPETERMFYTQENGRRIDAIREKIAEWRANKIITDGEEAVLLAPLIFQASYCSNTSGVFKGFHRGWGGATKTALYRIRSTLTLSPPLFWDNGCQNLIFQEDANVLCDKIEADIAYLDPPYNQHQYGANYHLLNTIALWDKPKVTPIFQFGRSGNGKAAIREDWRTVRRSPYCYRCSALPAFSDLVNRTKARFILVSYSTDGIIPFDSLLELLAARGELSVVTQRYKRYRVSSQRPSPRSHNVEFVAIVNTSKPGNPSNIKEVKQKVLDEHINNQNMVS, encoded by the coding sequence TTGGCACGCATGGAGCAGGAAAATTACATAACAGACCAGTTAATTCCGTACATTGGAAACAAGCGCAAGCTTATACGGCTAATAAAACATGCAATTGACGCTACTGGCGTTAAAAGTGGAACATTCTACGATGCCTTTGCTGGAAGTGGAGTCGTCTCAAGGCTTGCAAAGACACTTGGCTTTAGAGTCATTGCTAATGATTGGGAGCCGTATTCCTTTTATATAAACTACTGTTACATTGGCCATAACAAACCTCCTGCATTCGAGAATCTTGGTGGAATTGAGAATGCAATTCGCATTTTGAATTCGCTTCGGCCAATACAAGGTTATATTGCCTGCAATTATTGTCCCAAAGACGACGAGAATTATGACCCGGAAACCGAAAGAATGTTTTATACTCAGGAAAACGGCCGCAGAATCGATGCCATACGTGAAAAAATTGCCGAATGGCGCGCAAACAAAATCATCACAGATGGCGAGGAAGCAGTCCTCCTAGCGCCACTTATATTCCAGGCATCCTATTGTAGTAACACATCAGGAGTTTTTAAGGGTTTCCATAGGGGATGGGGTGGGGCAACTAAAACAGCCCTGTATCGCATTCGAAGTACTCTTACCCTTTCTCCACCGCTGTTTTGGGATAACGGTTGCCAAAATCTTATCTTTCAAGAGGATGCCAATGTTCTATGTGACAAGATTGAAGCTGATATAGCCTATCTAGATCCTCCATATAACCAGCACCAATATGGTGCTAATTACCACCTTTTAAATACCATAGCCCTCTGGGATAAGCCGAAAGTCACCCCAATTTTCCAATTTGGGCGTAGTGGTAATGGCAAAGCGGCAATTCGCGAAGATTGGCGTACTGTACGACGCAGTCCATACTGCTACCGCTGTTCTGCACTTCCAGCATTTTCAGACTTAGTTAATAGAACAAAAGCACGTTTCATACTGGTAAGCTATAGTACCGATGGCATAATTCCTTTTGATTCCCTTCTTGAGCTTCTTGCTGCAAGGGGTGAACTCTCTGTCGTGACACAAAGATATAAGCGGTACCGCGTAAGTAGCCAGCGTCCTTCGCCAAGATCGCATAATGTCGAGTTCGTCGCCATTGTAAATACTTCTAAGCCTGGAAACCCTTCAAATATAAAAGAGGTAAAACAAAAAGTTCTTGACGAACATATAAATAATCAAAATATGGTAAGCTAG
- a CDS encoding pilus assembly protein N-terminal domain-containing protein yields MRIKICIVFILAIPVFLASPLTAAKAVDKASDEKALQVGESIIIECKNVTRAAVGDPVIADVVPLSSKEVLVNAKSPGRTVVYIWDDNGRRVFKTDVKAAELNMEKLVEAITNELNDSRITVRSVGSTIMLEGVVSRKAESDRAERIATAVAEMAAFRGVYTPEPTGQTKSVARTEGDVIRIESVKTDRTTPVTASVDLRCPKIVNLIEIEKPIDEISVSTLEACEALRQALNGTNLTVRGLPGNVVLVEGKVGTQAEFDKINLVISGWKKQSNTSGQAEGANEEVSLVNAVTIDSSIAQQVMVRAQVVSIDKAALKDFGIDWGRIVSTGEGGVSFGEQPWLIGQIKIPPYDIFGGGGLYRLDPIAARIRALEQQNKAKVLSEPNLLVVDGKEAKILVGGEIPVPVVQSGNIGAAVSVTIEYKEFGVRLEILPTITSKDTIQLKVMPEVSSLDFANAVEFSGFRIPALRTRRAETIVSVRDGQSLILGGLLQSEVSKLVKKIPVLGDIPILGELFKNTSFSKGESELVIIVTPQIVKPTATAEKAQE; encoded by the coding sequence ATGAGAATCAAAATATGCATTGTATTCATTTTAGCAATTCCAGTTTTTCTAGCAAGTCCATTGACCGCTGCTAAAGCGGTTGATAAGGCTAGCGATGAGAAGGCACTTCAAGTTGGTGAAAGCATTATCATTGAATGCAAGAATGTCACACGGGCAGCCGTTGGCGACCCCGTAATAGCAGATGTTGTGCCTTTGTCTTCAAAAGAAGTATTAGTCAATGCTAAATCACCAGGCCGAACCGTCGTCTACATATGGGATGACAATGGTAGGCGTGTATTCAAAACCGATGTCAAAGCAGCCGAATTGAATATGGAAAAGCTCGTAGAAGCCATAACAAATGAACTGAACGATTCAAGGATTACTGTTCGATCGGTTGGAAGCACAATTATGCTTGAGGGTGTGGTTTCTAGGAAAGCCGAGTCTGACCGAGCGGAAAGAATAGCAACCGCAGTAGCAGAAATGGCTGCTTTCCGTGGTGTTTATACGCCTGAACCAACAGGGCAGACAAAATCGGTAGCAAGGACCGAAGGCGATGTGATTCGTATTGAAAGCGTTAAGACCGATAGAACTACGCCTGTTACTGCGTCGGTTGATCTTAGATGTCCAAAAATAGTAAACCTCATTGAAATTGAAAAACCGATTGATGAAATAAGCGTATCCACGCTTGAAGCATGTGAAGCCTTAAGGCAGGCTCTCAACGGAACAAACCTAACTGTTCGAGGTCTGCCAGGAAATGTGGTATTAGTCGAGGGAAAGGTTGGCACGCAGGCTGAATTTGACAAGATAAACCTAGTTATATCTGGTTGGAAAAAGCAAAGCAACACAAGTGGACAAGCAGAGGGTGCAAATGAAGAAGTTTCGCTTGTCAACGCTGTAACCATTGATAGTTCGATTGCGCAGCAGGTAATGGTGCGTGCCCAAGTTGTGAGTATAGACAAGGCCGCTTTAAAAGATTTTGGTATAGATTGGGGTAGAATTGTTTCAACAGGCGAGGGAGGAGTGAGCTTTGGGGAACAACCTTGGCTCATCGGGCAAATTAAAATCCCTCCTTACGACATTTTTGGCGGTGGCGGTCTATACCGATTGGACCCAATTGCCGCAAGGATTAGAGCTCTAGAACAACAAAACAAGGCAAAGGTGCTTTCCGAACCCAATCTGCTTGTGGTTGATGGAAAAGAGGCGAAAATTTTAGTAGGCGGGGAAATACCGGTGCCAGTGGTTCAATCGGGCAATATTGGTGCCGCAGTAAGTGTAACTATTGAATATAAAGAATTCGGTGTGCGTTTGGAAATTCTCCCTACTATCACCAGCAAGGATACAATACAACTTAAAGTTATGCCTGAGGTAAGCTCACTTGATTTTGCAAATGCCGTTGAGTTCAGCGGATTCCGCATTCCAGCGTTGCGCACTCGAAGAGCTGAAACAATAGTAAGTGTAAGAGATGGGCAATCGCTAATACTTGGCGGTCTACTGCAAAGTGAGGTGTCAAAGCTGGTTAAGAAGATTCCAGTGCTTGGTGACATACCAATTTTAGGAGAGCTCTTCAAAAACACTTCGTTTAGTAAGGGTGAAAGCGAGCTTGTGATAATCGTTACACCGCAGATAGTCAAACCAACAGCCACCGCTGAAAAAGCCCAAGAATAA
- a CDS encoding porin family protein, with protein MHLNRHLICLALLVLSASLVMPALCAQEEGKPVRGIVVDRSENILWLGLPVQVKKGTVFNIMVMPNSKVIAKAIVTECTPDEPYVAKAKFVFEEKGAFITVGAYAEAVSDAAVNDRDKIDGYQEVELGPKGVNPLSFSIGVFYPLESSLRSETVSLWPAVQIGYQLSKQGNTALGLSIGYFHGDGSFTVNEVEGRRDFRLVPLILDVKFSESAQFKGTPYFKAGIGAFYVKDERSTGSTEDNLDVVTFGWRLGLGYQSKKGRHVELTYTDATRSDFKGLTFNLGARF; from the coding sequence ATGCACCTTAACCGACATTTAATTTGCTTGGCGTTATTGGTATTGTCGGCGTCTTTGGTTATGCCCGCATTATGTGCACAAGAGGAAGGCAAGCCAGTAAGAGGTATTGTAGTTGATAGATCTGAGAATATTCTGTGGCTTGGTTTGCCAGTGCAAGTTAAAAAAGGGACGGTATTTAACATCATGGTGATGCCGAACAGCAAGGTAATAGCGAAAGCTATTGTAACAGAATGCACACCGGATGAGCCTTATGTCGCAAAGGCGAAGTTCGTTTTTGAGGAAAAAGGTGCTTTCATTACAGTAGGAGCATATGCCGAGGCTGTTAGCGATGCTGCTGTTAATGACCGAGATAAAATAGATGGCTATCAGGAAGTTGAGCTTGGACCGAAGGGCGTCAATCCACTGAGTTTTTCCATAGGGGTTTTCTATCCTCTAGAAAGCAGCCTTCGCAGTGAGACGGTCAGCTTGTGGCCAGCAGTCCAGATTGGCTATCAATTAAGCAAACAAGGGAATACAGCGTTAGGTTTAAGCATCGGATACTTTCACGGCGATGGGAGCTTTACAGTAAATGAAGTAGAAGGCAGGCGTGATTTTAGGCTTGTTCCCTTGATTTTGGATGTTAAATTTTCAGAATCAGCCCAATTTAAAGGAACGCCTTACTTCAAAGCCGGCATAGGAGCTTTTTATGTCAAAGACGAGCGTTCCACAGGCAGTACTGAAGACAATTTAGACGTGGTTACTTTTGGGTGGAGACTAGGGCTCGGATACCAATCAAAGAAGGGCAGGCATGTAGAGCTAACATATACTGATGCCACAAGGTCAGATTTCAAGGGGTTAACATTTAACCTCGGCGCTAGGTTCTAA